The Acidobacteriota bacterium genome contains the following window.
ATTATTTTCGCAGTCGAGCAGTAATCGGTGACGGTCAGCGTTTCATCCATCGACGATGTTTGCTTGGTCTCTGGCAGCAGCAGGCCGACGAAACCGATCTTGATGCCGCCAAATTCGCGGACGACATACGGCGGTGTATCGGCGAAGATCTTTTTGGTTTTCACGTCGATCACGTTTGCACCGAGCCACGTGAATTTCGATTCCTTCATCCGAGCGAGAAGTTCAGCGGTTTTGACGTCGAACTCATGATTTCCAAAAACCGCGAGGTCGAGCCCAACCGCATTCCAGGCATCGATCATCTGTGCCCCGCGATACGTGCGGGTCTCGACCGACGGCGAGAGCGTATCGCCGCCAAGCGTGAATATCGTGTTCGGGTTTTCAGCCATCGCGGCTTTTTTGAGCGTCATAAGGCGAGCCAATCCGCCGCGTTTTCCACCTTCGACGGGTGCAAACTGATAGACGTCGTTAACGTGCAGGATCGTTATGCGGACGTTCTGACCGAAGGCGGCGCCCACTAGAAGCAGGATAAGAGCAAGCGAAAAGTATCTTTTGAACATGGCGTTATGCAAGTGGTGCGATCTTTAAGTGGGTTCGGGCTTCCCATATCTCAGGGAAGAATTTTTTCGAGAGCGTGGTCATGAGATAGCCAACACCGTCTGAGCCGCCCGTACCCCGTTTCATGCCGAGCATTCTCTCGACCATGAGAATGTGGTTGTGGCGCCAAGAGACGATCAGTTCGTCGTGCTCGATGAGCAGGTCCTGCATGTTATAAAGTTCGGCGTTCTTTTCAGGATCTTTGAGGATCTGGACGGTTGCGGCAACTCGGTCATCGTGGGTTTGGACCGTTAAGCCACTTCGGGCGCAGAGTTCCCAAAAGGTATCGGCGAGCGTTGGTTCGCCAAATCTGCGGGTCAGGCGTTCGAAGGCAAATTCATCGTTCTTAAACGAAGCGAGGATCTTCTCGTCCTTTGCTCCTGAAACGAATTCAAGCTCGCGAAACTGCATTGATTGAAAACCGCTCGCCGGATTGAGCTTGTCGCGAAATTCGAGGAAACCGATCGGTGCCATCGATTCCAGAATGTGGATCTGCGTTACCAGGATCCGCTCTATCGAGACCACACCGCGAAGGCTGTGATTCGCCCGGAACATACGGCCTTCACCGAGCCATTTTATGGTTGCGTCGATCTCGTGAAGGATCTGTTTGAACCACAATTCGTAGGTTTGGTGGATGATGATGAACAGTAACTCATCGTGGCTCGTTGGGTCCGAAAGCGTTCGCTGCTGCTCGAGCAGCGACGGAACTTTCAGGTATTCGTTGTAAGTAAGCAGTGCGTTTTGACCGTATTCAGATGACATGGTTGGAGGCTCTTTAGTCCGCAAATATTGGCTTTATCTTGCGGTATCGGCATATTTATGTCAATTTTCCCCGAAATGGGGAAAAATCCCTTGACAGAAGTTCGAGATTTGGTTAAATTTCCATTCGTCTATTAACACAACCCAAGCAAAATACAACTAAGATCTTGCATTTTAAGGTCTCGATTTATTTGTAATGAGACGTGCGAAGTAGAACTTTTTCCGCACCGGAAGCCGTGCCGTTTTTGGCGCAGTGTGTGGGGCGGTTTGTTTTCTGCCATGATCCCGATAAAGGTGGGCAGAAAAATTATATGAGGAA
Protein-coding sequences here:
- a CDS encoding tryptophan 2,3-dioxygenase codes for the protein MSSEYGQNALLTYNEYLKVPSLLEQQRTLSDPTSHDELLFIIIHQTYELWFKQILHEIDATIKWLGEGRMFRANHSLRGVVSIERILVTQIHILESMAPIGFLEFRDKLNPASGFQSMQFRELEFVSGAKDEKILASFKNDEFAFERLTRRFGEPTLADTFWELCARSGLTVQTHDDRVAATVQILKDPEKNAELYNMQDLLIEHDELIVSWRHNHILMVERMLGMKRGTGGSDGVGYLMTTLSKKFFPEIWEARTHLKIAPLA